In Leptospira perdikensis, the genomic window TTCTTGGATATACACTTAACCGTGTTACATTGTTCGCTTTGATTTTTTCTATCGGGATTTTAGTGGATGATGCGATTGTTGTAGTAGAAAACATTGAACGTCACCTAGAAGAAAATCCAAAACTTGGAATCATTCGTGCCACACTCGTCGCTGTTTCTGAAGTAGGAAATCCGACCATCCTTGCTACCTTTACAGTGATCGCTGCTATTTTACCAATGGCTTTTGTACGAGGACTTATGGGTCCGTATATGAAACCCATTCCAGTAGGTGCAAGTCTTGCAATGATCCTTTCACTCATTGTTGCTTTTGTAATCACACCTTGGGCCTCGGTTCGACTTTTAAAAGAGAATTTATCCCACATGGATAAAAAATCAAGTGAACCTAGAATTTCCAAACTCGATGCGGTTTACATTTGTTTTATGAATTGGTTACTTGGGTTCAAAAAAAACGCGGCAGTATTCGGTGTGACAACCATTGGTTTGTTACTTGTTTCGATGACCTTTGTTGGTTTTAAGTGGGTGAAGGTAAAGATGTTACCTTTTGATAACAAAGAAGAGTTCCAAGTTTTATTAGATTATGAACCAAAAACGACTCTGACTCAAAGTATGGCTCATTCTGAAGAACTAACAAAGATCTTAATGAAGAACCCGAATGTAGAAAAAATTCAGATTTTTGCGGGGGAGGCAGCCCCTTTTTCTTTCTCCGGGATGGTGAAACATTCCTTTCTCCGGAATTTAGATTCCATGAATGATTTACAAATCATTCTAAAGAATAAAAATGAACGCAATCAATCAAGTCATGAGATCATCGAATCTTTACGATCCGATATACGAAAGTTTGGTGAAAGTTACGGTGCGGTAACAAAGGTTTTAGAAATTCCCCCAGGCCCACCGGTAATGGCAACGATGGTGGCAGAAGTGTATGGGCCAACGGCATCGGTACGAAAACAAGTGGCCGAGGAAATCTACGCTGTTTTTCATGAAGAAACAAGTGTTGTCGATTTGGACACATCCCTTCGGAATGGTCGCCCGAAGATAGTATATCCCATTGATTTTGAAAAATCGGGACTTTATGGAATCAAAACATCAGCATTAGCTTTGACAGGTTCAATTCTTTTCTCCGAGTCTTCACTTGTGAGTTTAGCTACAGCAAAAGAACCAGAAGAAGTATCCGTGAACCTTTCGGTAATCCAGAGTGCACGTGGATCCAAAAATCCTTTCCAAAATCAAAATATCATGTCCATGGAGTCAGGTGTTGTTTCTTCTGAAAGAGTTTTAGGAAATCCTTACCAAGAAGAAGATCGTAGTTTATTTCGTAAAAATTTAAAACCAGTGCAGTATGTAATGAGTGAACTTTCAGGCGAAGAAGAAGCTCCCGTATATGGAATGTTAAAACTTTCTCCCAAAATCAAATACGAAACACAAACAGCAGAGGTTCCTTGGAACACAACAAAACCAGTGATTAAATGGGATGGGGAATGGTTTATCACCTATGAAGTGTTCCGTGATCTTGGAGGAGCCTTTGCTATAGTGATTTTACTCATTTATATTTTGGTTCTTGGTTGGTTTAAAAGTTACATAGTTCCTCTTGTGATTATGGCACCGATTCCTATTTCTTTAATTGGAATTTTGCCAGGACACTTCGTGATGGGAGCTTATTTCACCGCCACATCCATGATCGGATTCATTGCGGGCGCTGGAATCATTGTTCGAAATTCCATCATCCTAGTAGATTTTATCGAAGGCGAAATTAAAAGAGGTGTGGAACTGAAAGAAGCAGTGGTTCATGCAGGAGTGGTTCGGTTTCGTCCCATGTTACTCACGGCTTCCGCAGTGGTAGTGGGATCTTTTGTGATGTTATTTGATCCTATTTTTCAGGGTCTTGCCATCTCATTGATGTTTGGTGAAATTGCGGCTACAATCCTTAGTCGGTTTGCGGTTCCTGTTTTATACTATTGGTTTATCGGGAAATCAAGACAAGGTGTGATCAAACATGGATAACAATATATTTTTTAAATTAAATGTTAAAACCGGATACTAATAAAAAAGGCTGAAATTACTTTCAGCCTTTAAGTTAAAAACCTTTGATAGAAAATACCAAAGGTTTTTATATCAGACAACTAATTAACGAGTTCCCTCGTTTTTGATTTCACTATGGTTCTTATACAATCCAGTTGCAGTTAAAGATGGTGCTCTAACATGGCCTGAGTATTGTGTATAAGTAGTGCTACCACTTACGATAGAAGATTGGCATTTATCAAGCCCACCAGAACGGTTGTATCCACAAGAAGAATGGTATGCCACTGCATAGTCATCTTCTCCTGGAAGAATTGCAGATGGTCCAAATGCACCTTTATAACCAGGTACATGGTTGATCTGAACTCCACCCGTATTGTTGTGATTGAATGCCCCACGAGCTGTGGACACGATGAGTGATTTATCCATCGCATTTCCAGCAAATCCAAACGTTGCACCATTGAGTGCAGATGCTAATTCTGACCCACCAGAAGCCGCAGCAAGAGCTGTTACTTTTGTTAGGTTAAAACCTTTAGCAGATGCGGTAGAACCAAGGTTAGACAACCAAAATTCAATCGCATAACATCCCGCAGAGTGACAAACGATTTTGCAAGAGTTAGACCCTTTGCAATAATTCGTAAGTCCAGTTGCAATGTTTGTTTGTGCACGGGCAGTTCCGAAAGTTCTAGGATCAGAAGTTCCATCGTAACCGATGAAAATTTTAGATCCAGAAACCGTATTCGCTGAGGTTCCCCAGTATCCGTTTACGTCTGTCGTTCCCACGCCGTTGTGGTTTTTGTCTGATTTTCCGTGAATGAACACGGTGTATGTTTGTGCACTGAGCGATCCTGCAAAAAGCATCGCAAGTACAGTGGTAATGGTTCTTCGCATTTTTTTTCCCTTTCCTGATTTTCTATATTACGACACAAATTACATAAATAAGTCAAATATGTCAAATTATATATGTTTGGGGCAAAAAAAAGACCAGCCGAAGGGGCTGGCCTTTTTCCTTTCTCTTTAGGAGAAAGACGAAGGGTTCAGCGACTTACCGATATCCTTCCGTTTTGATTTCGCTGTGGTCAAGGTAAAGTCCTGTAGCAGTTACAGAAGGAGCACGGTAGTGTCCGCTGTATTGTGTATAAGTGACATTGGAATTGAAAGGCCAGATTCCTTCACT contains:
- a CDS encoding efflux RND transporter permease subunit, with the protein product MNPLEEIKKGFAGKLAETFLYSRLTPVIAIASLILGIFAVYLTPKEEEPQISVPMIDIQIPTPGFSPEETEKKVTEIVERAVWGLEGVEYVYSTSKWHGSYITVRFKVGEPIEPSLVKIHHKLMELKNTLPRNSLNPIVKSYSIDDVPFLALSFSSETIDDYSLRQLITPLARELSSTPDLASVQVLGGLKKVIRVKVDPNLLSRYGVTAIEVAMSLKENDTLIPAGKNWSFDSILDMEVGGVLKNITDVKRLPVAQRGGRVVRIQDLATVEEGAEERTRSSALYDKSLGDKKRNVVTIVFAKRKGTNVVNLSKDLLERANLFQKDLPKEIRLSIIRDYGSTAEDKSHELIEHLLIATISVTALIALWMGWRSAFVVAIAIPVTLALTLAIYYFLGYTLNRVTLFALIFSIGILVDDAIVVVENIERHLEENPKLGIIRATLVAVSEVGNPTILATFTVIAAILPMAFVRGLMGPYMKPIPVGASLAMILSLIVAFVITPWASVRLLKENLSHMDKKSSEPRISKLDAVYICFMNWLLGFKKNAAVFGVTTIGLLLVSMTFVGFKWVKVKMLPFDNKEEFQVLLDYEPKTTLTQSMAHSEELTKILMKNPNVEKIQIFAGEAAPFSFSGMVKHSFLRNLDSMNDLQIILKNKNERNQSSHEIIESLRSDIRKFGESYGAVTKVLEIPPGPPVMATMVAEVYGPTASVRKQVAEEIYAVFHEETSVVDLDTSLRNGRPKIVYPIDFEKSGLYGIKTSALALTGSILFSESSLVSLATAKEPEEVSVNLSVIQSARGSKNPFQNQNIMSMESGVVSSERVLGNPYQEEDRSLFRKNLKPVQYVMSELSGEEEAPVYGMLKLSPKIKYETQTAEVPWNTTKPVIKWDGEWFITYEVFRDLGGAFAIVILLIYILVLGWFKSYIVPLVIMAPIPISLIGILPGHFVMGAYFTATSMIGFIAGAGIIVRNSIILVDFIEGEIKRGVELKEAVVHAGVVRFRPMLLTASAVVVGSFVMLFDPIFQGLAISLMFGEIAATILSRFAVPVLYYWFIGKSRQGVIKHG